A stretch of Microtus pennsylvanicus isolate mMicPen1 chromosome 5, mMicPen1.hap1, whole genome shotgun sequence DNA encodes these proteins:
- the Gp2 gene encoding pancreatic secretory granule membrane major glycoprotein GP2 isoform X2, translated as MVGCDLLWLAVASCILMLASSSTTTQQDYGGPRNSGSDGLDCGASGSCFDPCQSQNYITLDDPSRSTEYTEVSEECDDNLRGWYRFVGEGGVRMPETCVEVFRCHTFAPMWLNGVHPNLGDGIVSHTACANWNENCCFWSSEVKVKACSEESGIFHVYKFQGTPECSLRYCTEPTPTPPEITTEPTSAPTTEPTPSPTPKTTPAPTFKTTPVSTSKTTLGPTLEPTECDITCRPEEKCVLLQDGSWTCVCNPDLSVSDPQSLQPELDCGPSEIKVKLDKCLLGGLGFKEEIITFLNDRNCSGIMQNEPNNWVSATSPVGANACGNILENNGTHAIYRNNLSLATDFIIRDFLVNVNFQCAYPLDMKISLQTALRPVVSSLNIDVGGAGEFTVRMALFRDQSYTQPYEEAQVELQVESMLYVGAILDRGDDSRFKLLLRNCYATPTKDKNDPVKYFIIRDSCPNQQDSTINVEENGVSSESRFSVQMFMFAGNYDLVFLHCEVNLCDSTNKECEPSCSRSQLRSSGPGINLAQVLDLGPISRKGAQTLETSSGTPGTAGFLMAWPMLFLPVFLPWLF; from the exons ATTATGGAGGCCCCAGGAACAGTGGCTCTGATGGGCTGGACTGTGGAGCGTCTGGCTCCTGCTTTGACCCTTGTCAGAGTCAGAATTACATCACCCTGGATGACCCATCCAGAAGCACAGAGTACACGGAGGTCTCAGAGGAGTGTGATGACAATCTGCGGGGCTGGTACCGCTTTGTGGGTGAAGGAGGAGTGAGGATGCCAGAGACCTGTGTGGAAGTATTCCGGTGCCATACCTTTGCTCCCATGTGGCTGAATGGAGTTCACCCCAACCTGGGAGATGGCATTGTCAGCCACACAGCCTGTGCCAACTGGAATGAAAACTGCTGCTTCTGGAGTTCTGAGGTCAAGGTGAAGGCCTGCTCAGAAGAATCAGGAATCTTTCATGTATACAAGTTTCAGGGCACCCCTGAATGCAGTCTGAGATACTGCACAG aacccacccccaccccccccgaAATCACCACTGAACCCACCTCTGCACCCACCACTGAACCCACCCCTTCACCCACCCCTAAAACCACCCCTGCACCCACCTTTAAAACCACCCCTGTATCCACTTCTAAAACCACCCTTGGACCCACCCTTGAACCCACCGAGTGTGATATCACTTGCCGTCCTGAGGAGAAATGTGTTCTACTCCAAGATGGCTCCTGGACCTGTGTCTGTAATCCGGACCTCAGTGTTTCTG ATCCTCAGAGTCTGCAGCCTGAGCTGGACTGTGGACCTAGTGAGATTAAGGTGAAGCTGGACAAGTGCTTGCTGGGAGGTCTGGGTTTCAAGGAGGAGATCATTACCTTCCTGAATGATCGGAACTGCAGTGGAATCATGCAGAATGAGCCCAACAACTGGGTGTCCGCCACCAGCCCCGTTGGGGCTAATGCCTGTGGGAACATTCTGGAA AACAATGGGACCCATGCCATCTACAGAAACAACCTCTCCTTGGCCACTGATTTCATCATCAGGGACTTCCTCGTCAATGTCAACTTCCAGTGTGCCTACCCACTGGACATGAAGATCAGCCTCCAAACTGCACTTCGCCCCGTTGTGAG TTCCCTGAATATTGATGTGGGTGGGGCAGGAGAGTTCACTGTCAGGATGGCCCTCTTCCGAGACCAGAGCTACACACAACCGTATGAAGAGGCCCAAGTGGAGCTTCAGGTGGAGTCTATGCTCTACGTGGGTGCCATCTTGGATAGAGGAGATGACTCCAGGTTCAAGCTGTTGCTGAGGAACTGCTATGCCACACCCACAAAAGATAAGAATGACCCCGTGAAGTACTTCATCATCAGAGACAG CTGCCCAAATCAACAAGATTCCACCATCAACGTGGAGGAGAATGGGGTGTCCTCAGAAAGCCGGTTCTCAGTACAGATGTTCATGTTTGCTGGAAATTACGACCTAGTTTTCCTGCATTGTGAGGTGAACCTATGTGACTCCACTAACAAAGAGTGTGAACCA TCTTGCTCTAGAAGTCAGCTCCGCAGCAGTGGACCAGGCATCAACTTGGCCCAGGTTCTGGACTTAGGACCCATCAGTAGGAAAG GTGCTCAGACTCTCGAGACCTCAAGTGGGACTCCCGGCACTGCAG ggttcctgatGGCCTGGCCCATGCtcttcctgcctgtcttcctgccttggctGTTCTGA
- the Gp2 gene encoding pancreatic secretory granule membrane major glycoprotein GP2 isoform X1, giving the protein MVGCDLLWLAVASCILMLASSSTTTQQDYGGPRNSGSDGLDCGASGSCFDPCQSQNYITLDDPSRSTEYTEVSEECDDNLRGWYRFVGEGGVRMPETCVEVFRCHTFAPMWLNGVHPNLGDGIVSHTACANWNENCCFWSSEVKVKACSEESGIFHVYKFQGTPECSLRYCTEPEEPTPTPPEITTEPTSAPTTEPTPSPTPKTTPAPTFKTTPVSTSKTTLGPTLEPTECDITCRPEEKCVLLQDGSWTCVCNPDLSVSDPQSLQPELDCGPSEIKVKLDKCLLGGLGFKEEIITFLNDRNCSGIMQNEPNNWVSATSPVGANACGNILENNGTHAIYRNNLSLATDFIIRDFLVNVNFQCAYPLDMKISLQTALRPVVSSLNIDVGGAGEFTVRMALFRDQSYTQPYEEAQVELQVESMLYVGAILDRGDDSRFKLLLRNCYATPTKDKNDPVKYFIIRDSCPNQQDSTINVEENGVSSESRFSVQMFMFAGNYDLVFLHCEVNLCDSTNKECEPSCSRSQLRSSGPGINLAQVLDLGPISRKGAQTLETSSGTPGTAGFLMAWPMLFLPVFLPWLF; this is encoded by the exons ATTATGGAGGCCCCAGGAACAGTGGCTCTGATGGGCTGGACTGTGGAGCGTCTGGCTCCTGCTTTGACCCTTGTCAGAGTCAGAATTACATCACCCTGGATGACCCATCCAGAAGCACAGAGTACACGGAGGTCTCAGAGGAGTGTGATGACAATCTGCGGGGCTGGTACCGCTTTGTGGGTGAAGGAGGAGTGAGGATGCCAGAGACCTGTGTGGAAGTATTCCGGTGCCATACCTTTGCTCCCATGTGGCTGAATGGAGTTCACCCCAACCTGGGAGATGGCATTGTCAGCCACACAGCCTGTGCCAACTGGAATGAAAACTGCTGCTTCTGGAGTTCTGAGGTCAAGGTGAAGGCCTGCTCAGAAGAATCAGGAATCTTTCATGTATACAAGTTTCAGGGCACCCCTGAATGCAGTCTGAGATACTGCACAG AACCTGAagaacccacccccaccccccccgaAATCACCACTGAACCCACCTCTGCACCCACCACTGAACCCACCCCTTCACCCACCCCTAAAACCACCCCTGCACCCACCTTTAAAACCACCCCTGTATCCACTTCTAAAACCACCCTTGGACCCACCCTTGAACCCACCGAGTGTGATATCACTTGCCGTCCTGAGGAGAAATGTGTTCTACTCCAAGATGGCTCCTGGACCTGTGTCTGTAATCCGGACCTCAGTGTTTCTG ATCCTCAGAGTCTGCAGCCTGAGCTGGACTGTGGACCTAGTGAGATTAAGGTGAAGCTGGACAAGTGCTTGCTGGGAGGTCTGGGTTTCAAGGAGGAGATCATTACCTTCCTGAATGATCGGAACTGCAGTGGAATCATGCAGAATGAGCCCAACAACTGGGTGTCCGCCACCAGCCCCGTTGGGGCTAATGCCTGTGGGAACATTCTGGAA AACAATGGGACCCATGCCATCTACAGAAACAACCTCTCCTTGGCCACTGATTTCATCATCAGGGACTTCCTCGTCAATGTCAACTTCCAGTGTGCCTACCCACTGGACATGAAGATCAGCCTCCAAACTGCACTTCGCCCCGTTGTGAG TTCCCTGAATATTGATGTGGGTGGGGCAGGAGAGTTCACTGTCAGGATGGCCCTCTTCCGAGACCAGAGCTACACACAACCGTATGAAGAGGCCCAAGTGGAGCTTCAGGTGGAGTCTATGCTCTACGTGGGTGCCATCTTGGATAGAGGAGATGACTCCAGGTTCAAGCTGTTGCTGAGGAACTGCTATGCCACACCCACAAAAGATAAGAATGACCCCGTGAAGTACTTCATCATCAGAGACAG CTGCCCAAATCAACAAGATTCCACCATCAACGTGGAGGAGAATGGGGTGTCCTCAGAAAGCCGGTTCTCAGTACAGATGTTCATGTTTGCTGGAAATTACGACCTAGTTTTCCTGCATTGTGAGGTGAACCTATGTGACTCCACTAACAAAGAGTGTGAACCA TCTTGCTCTAGAAGTCAGCTCCGCAGCAGTGGACCAGGCATCAACTTGGCCCAGGTTCTGGACTTAGGACCCATCAGTAGGAAAG GTGCTCAGACTCTCGAGACCTCAAGTGGGACTCCCGGCACTGCAG ggttcctgatGGCCTGGCCCATGCtcttcctgcctgtcttcctgccttggctGTTCTGA